ATTTAATTCAAGTAACAACTTCACTGTTGAGAAGCAAATGGTTTATTTCTGTACATTTCCTCGCATTAAAGAATACACACTCTAAGCTAGAGTAAGCAATTTAATTTGAACTGACACATTCCAGCCTAACTAAAAATGCCACTCATTTCAGAAAGGTTCAGTAAGCAGCCATTTAAGCCCATAATACATCTGAAAactgggtgtgtgtttttttggaccCACTTAATCCAGAAAccacaaatataaacacaccTGTTACCAGCAGTTTGTTATACCAGCACATTTGCATTAATcattgcaacaacaacaaagaaacattgTTACTGTaccttttcaatgttttccaTGCGATCCAGCAGCTTATTGGTAATGGAGTGCAGTTTCAGTAGATCCATGCCATAGAAGGAGCcctccagcagctccaggaTGGTGGAAAGCTAGAATAATCAAGTGGATTCCGTCAAAACGGTTTACCACTTCAAGACATGCCATGCGTGGAATACAGTAGATCTATCCCCAGCCCATCCGAGCTAGGAGTCTCTGGTTATAATGTTGGACTACCATTTCCTTAAGTTGATACAAAAGTAATATCCACACCCAGTGATCCAGGCCTTTCTAGAAACTAACAGGCGGAAAAGAAAGCAGCCTTTAGCCCATTGGCCCTTGAGAATGGGGACTTATGtattgaggggggggggtctatCTTTGCATGAAATACGGACCGGAAGGCACTTCACCTTGACATTCTCTTTTCCAGCGTCTCTAAGTTTTTTCAGCCTGAACTCTCCCTCACATGGGTTGACAGCTGACGGAGGCGCGATGCAGGCGCACTTGCACCCTGGTCCAGATGTGATGGTCTCCACGGTGTAGAAGTCCTGAGGAGCGGCGGTCCCGTCCTCTATCCGCCGGCAGGCGCTCCTGCTCAGGGGTCTGACAACACATTTACACCGACAGTCAGAGCCTTCCGAGAGGGCTTTCACTTTGTCATAATCACCCAGCAGCTACAAAGAGAAGAGGACGGATGTATTTTGCACCACGCTCAATCAAAAACGTTTGAAATTTTACGCACCAAATGATGAAATGCCCATAACACATATCAACGAAAGAAGAAGGGATGTTTTCTCCTACCTTGGAGAGGATGCTCTCCTGGCCATCCGTCTCCTCATGCAGTCTGTCATTTTGCCGTGCCTCGCTCTCAATTTCTGACTTGGGATCAGCAGTCCAAGTCTTTGGCGCTGCGGAGCCCCGCGTAAAGAACGCGCAGCACATGACGATGCCAATGCATAACCTGTCCATGTTGTGAGGCTCACGGAGAGCGCCgaaaggaaaaaataatgttgcaaGTATGCAAGCAGGCACAGCCTGTCACAAACTACTGAAGCTGGCAAAATAAAATCATAGCCAACTTCTGGCTCCAAGATTAGAACAGCCAGATTACGCTTCATAGCGCGAGGTCATCTTGCTCGGTGTCAGTGAACGCTCAGGATAATTTGGAGTGCAGAGAAAGCGTGCACTCTGGGAGAGAGCAGCCGGCATCTGCAGCTGGAGCAGCGCTGACAGGAGGCGGGCCTGACTCAACCGGCAAGGAGGAGTTGAACTGCTTCAAACGACTCATTAAACATAGTGTGAGTGCAGCAGTGCATTTGATTTAGTCCTGATGAGAAAAAATGCAACCTTTAGCCTAATCTTGATCTTATTAGAGAATGAACTTGAAATCAAATGGTTCGAAAGTATATCTCGAGgtctttgagagagagagagtagccTGTTCTCGGTCAGCTCACATCAGCCCACTCAGCACTCAGCTGGGGCTCTGCTGCCCTCCAGCTGCAGCAGTAATCACTACAATAACAACAACTGAAGCATTTGAATTGACTTGTTTATTCAGACTTTAAGGCACATTCAATGTATGCACTTATTTTATAATCAAACCCCTTCCTGTAGTGTGATATACGtctatgtatgtataaaaaggaaCATGGGGAGTTCAGTTAAGACATGTGGTGCCGTGTAGGTTTGAGAATCgcagaaaacacatttgtcataaaaacaattaaCCCTGTTTTAAGATACCATAAAATGTATTCTGTCTTGTAACTCTTTGTGATGTAAAATCCACAAAAGCGCCCAGTCGAATCATCTTACGATTTATCCATGATTACATTTGATCAAAGAACTACAAGAATAAAGCGCCacagccggggggggggggggggtttcacaCTCAATGtccacagatttcttttttttacaaacatgtaACCTATATCATAATCGGCATAATATTAATTTCTACTTGCTTCAATATATTATATGTAAGAAACCATTGGCTACTAGCCCCAGAATGACCGGAGTCAACCATTGAGAAATCTGACTGAAGTTAAGTGCTTAGACTAAAAGTTCCAACAAGAGTGAGCATTAATGTCCTTGCACCCTTCATTTTCTATCCTTTCCTCTGCTGCCACAGGCAGGATGAGGTGAGAAATACGGCTCCACAGTCCCCCGTACTTATCAAGGTCCATCCTGTCAAAAGATACTGGGCGGCCGTCCGAAAGGAACTTCTTCTGTAGATGGTCGTCCACCATCTCCTCCACAGTGCTCAAACGAGTCTCGGCAGGAATCTCCTCTTCGTCCCCCAGCAGTACTGTGAAGATCAGACACGTCTTCTTGTAGGCGGCGTTCTCGTGGTCGCAGTAGCGATAAAAAATAAGGGTGGAGCCCGGGGGCAGCTCTTCGAAGCGGTCAATGACAGCCACGGGTTTGTCTCCTTCGAAAGCTCCCTGCAACTTTCTGTCGATGTCCAGTTTGACCTGGTCGCTGTCCTGGCTGGCTTTGCTGGCTCCGTCGATGTGGAGGACGGAGGCGTTGAGGGCGGACGAGAAGGCGGAAGCCAGCCCCTGAGCCAGGCAGCGCAGTGTGGTCTCGGCTCGGTGGCCTGCAGTCAGGATCAGACTGACTGGCTCTGTGGGCTGGGCTGACTGGAGGTGCCTCAGCAGGTGGATCTTGCTCCTATTCCAGAGCTCAGCACGCTGATTAGGAAACTGAGTCTTTACTTTTTCCAACTGTCTGAGGAAGATGTCTATTTGCTGAAGATCTTCTTTCTGAGGTGGAGACTCGGGTTGGAGATGGGACGCCAGCAAGGCAACAACCACCCCCAGTATACCTAGTATCAGGTATCGTCTACTTCCTTTGGAGAGAAGGCGTAGGTGTTGTCTCAACCAGTACTTCATCAGTAACTCATAAGTTATTTATAATTGTGTATCAAGTAATAGGCAACTTCCAATGTTAGAGAACATTGGCTAATAAACAACGGCTAGTAAAGGGATAAATTAGCAAGATTACCTCCTTGATTCGCAATAGCCCCTGGAACTGCATGTTGAGCATCAGCAGACTCCTGAGCTGTAGGAACATTTTCCTTTCGCTCTGGGAAGGTGTCATCCTGTAAATCCTTCTTTGGGCTGCTTCCACCATCTGACCAACGGGAGAGGAAAAGAACTGGTAAACTAAACTATATAGACACCCTAACCGCTGGAAATCACTTGTGCAACTACGCATTTAGGCTCCCTCAATTGCTTCCCACAAGTGAGCAGTgttgtgttgaaaaatgtctaCTAGGCCTGCAAGATTAATAGTTATAAAATCGAGATCTCGATTCACCTCGTtcaaaatttaatttgaaaaaacaaaaaaaggaaatgtctttgtgtaggttttaaagtgctccaaGCGCTGCGATGCTCTCCGTTCTCTTCAgtgaagcctctgtgtttacaggctcgCGGTGATGAGCAATGTACTATAGGCgccaaaagaaaatctatgaAAATCTATCtattggtactgccaatttgttttggctcatgtgtgcaataaacatcaCACTTTAGATATCAAttctaaattacaaaaattgtgattcatatttttcccagaattgtgcaggcctaatgtTCAGTGATTGAAATTTCAGAAAAGTCAGACTCACCCTCTCCAGCTTCAACGTTGTTAGGGCCTTGGGTTTCTTCATTATGTCGATTTGCTTGATGGTCCTTTCTGACACCCAGGGCTGGTGGGCTGCTTGTTTCTGGTGCTTTCTTCTCCTCCCCCCCGGTGTGCTTTTCTCCTGATGACATTACAACAGTTTAACTTCCACAGCAGCACAAGCGTTAGTGTCTCTACGGTTACATTTTAGTGGGATTTAGAAAAGGTCCAATGCATTGACAGCTGCCTTTCATCTCACAGTATTAAAGGATAGGTCCACAATTTTTACAAAGGTAAACCTTGAATGTAAAACTAAATGAACTACAGAAAATGGTGTGCTATGCCAGGGCAAAAAATGAGGTTGCAAATGCTAATGAGCAGTTTGTGGCAAGACCAATATTTCTATATTGAGATAATGTTTAACGGTGATGGCAATGACTTAAAGACTAGACTAAACTAGGCCCTGCCTGTTAGAgagaataacaataaaacctttaCATGACTTAAAACTGCGACAAATGACACGCGTTAGAAATCTGTAAGCAAGCTTTTCCAAAGTCAATAAATATAAGTGGCCCTGGCTTTAACTAGTGTGATTAGTATGGCTTGGTATCGTTAAAAGTGTTCGACACCGGTACCAATACGTGAATACCGGTTGCTGAAGAAccctttgatttatttaaaaaaattaatttgaaaaaaaaagaagtaattttaACATTGCACATAATGGCGCGTAAGCCCCGTCTCTGTGCGTAATGTAGAGTTCTTCCTTTTCTGCGGTACCCCAGCCCTGGTGAATGCAACCAATAAGGTCAGAATGACTTGATCTAGACAGGAACACTCACTGGAGAGCTCTTCCGCTGGCGTGGTCCATGGCTCATTCCCTGATGTCTCTCTCCTGTAATCACCATGACCACCTTCATTATGGGACGCGCTGATCTCCTTCACCTTCCACGCTGTTTCTTCATCTGAGGGTGAAGACCCTTCTGGAAGAGGCACCGTCTTCTTTTCAGCTGCATCACCGTCTGTAGTAAAAATCAGGTGTCGTCGAAGTTATGGTCTAACTGAACGGCTAATGGTTCATTTTCAGCTTCTAAATAACCTATTTGCATTTCTATTCCAGGTTCTGGAATATGCGCCGATCAATTCGCTTTTGCTTCAACATACCTTTTGCATTACAAGATAATTTACGATAACTTTAAGGGAATCATTTTAGGTGGCACATTACATAGTCTGGCACTACAGCGCTGCAGATTAAGATCTGGCCCTTCCACACATTCATTCctggcttgtttgcatttctttaaaccaatcccaatcttCTTGGACAGCACTAAGCTCCGATTGCAGCGACGGTGGATGTTCTtgagaagaaaatatttttggtgAAACAATTGCAGCccgcaaagaaaaaaaggacagtattaaattaagttaactgttcacacaatacactaatgtgagctatttaaattagctggatacatggttaaaccttattttcttttactagTGTGTATCGccgtgtgtattttgtccatagaAAATCCCCACCAATCgctcccaaaacgtcccagttaaaTAGTAGTCTTCCCAACTTGCCTTTTTTAGCTTGTAGCTTGCTGGCTAAAGGTTTGTTGTGGTTTACCAAATATTCGGTGAACAAGACCAACAAACTACAGTAGGGGCACAGCCAAATGTAACAAATTTGGATTCAAATCAGAGACAAGAATGAACATAAATGCACTACACATCTTTTCTAGGCTATGAATGTTTGCCTGTGAAAGACGGTTTGATGGAATTGTCAGAGTGACATGATGAAATGATGGAATCAAACCTATGACATTATACTATGAACCTACTTTGAACGTTAGACTGCTCCACGTCTTCACCATCGTCGTTAGTCTCTCTGTTTGTGGATGCAGACAATGAAGCTGAATCTAGTTAGGTGAGACAGAGACCATGTTTGATCAGTACAGTAGATGCAGAACCACATTCGGTAAAGACCCATTGAATGGATTACTATTGACCTTGCTTGCATATCAGTCTTACCTACTGAGAGTTGCTGCTCTTCATTCAGAGAAATACCAGTCTCCCACTGTTTTATCTCAGATGATGAGGCATGAGTAATATGTGTGGACTGTGGTTCCTCTTCCTTGccttctgatttaaaaaaaacaaaaacaaaaacactaagcGTAATTTTAAAGCACTGCTGTAAATGTTGTGTATATACTAGTCCAATGTAACCAATTGATGACCCTTTCCCACTGTGTTTCCTTGCTgaactgcagtgtgtgtgtgtgtgtgtgtgtgtgtgtgtgtgtctgtgtggggtAACACAAATAGGGAATTTCACACTAAAAAAGGCACAACAGTATAATtttaagatgaagaaaaaaatgtgaacctCCCCTTTGAGGCCAAACACATTGAAAATAGCAAGGGTATAAACACTGTTAAACAACTAGTGAATACAGCCCTGCAAGCAAATGCCAATACCATAATATTAATTGAGGTCCGTTTGTGTGACATATAATAATGTTGCAGTGGATAATGACATAGGAAGACCACAATCGCTGTAAACAAAGCAACCGATTACGTGACGTGGAGGTTAAATGCAGGATAAGTAGCGGTTAGCCTGTGCACACTGCAATGATTTGGCTTTGTTTTGGGCAAATAATTAATAAGTAATATGTAATTTTGCATCTATAAACATCTACACAAAGCTTACACCTCTGTTAACCAATTTACAGAAGCAAACCTTGAATGTAAAACATATGGAACTACAGAAAATGATGTGCTattacaagacaaaataagatttCTGCAGCAATATTTGTGGTGTTTGTGGAGAGAAAAATATTTCTACAGTACATGCAGAGGATGTTAAACGGTGATGGCAATGACTTGGTGGAAAGCTCACCTCATTACACAGACCCAACACACTACAAACACTGCACGCAGCATACAGTAAATGGActttaacacaacacaataaactATGCCACGCCTGTTAAGAGAGAACAGCAATTTAACCTTTACATGACTTAAAACTGTGACACTCGTTCGAGCGTTAAAGCTTTTCTAAAGTGAGGAAATATAAGCGCCCTGGCTCTTTAACAAGTGTGAATACAACCAATAAGGTTGGAATGACTTGTTGTAACACTTAGACAGGAACACTCACTGGGTGTCTCTTCAGCTGGCGTGGTTGAGGGCTCATTCCCTGGTGTCTCTCTCCTGTAATCACCATGACCTCCTTCATCAAGGGACGCGCTGTTCTCGTTCACCTTCCATGCTGTGATAACTTCAAGTGAATAATTGCAGgtgacacattaaaaaatagataaaaagacTGACAAACCACAGTAGGAGCACAGTCAAATGTAACAACTTTGGGTTCAAATCAGAGACAAGAATGAACATAAACGATGTAACGTTAACCAATGACCTTTGCCATTGGTGTTTAGTACCTGTTGTGTGGTGGTGATCTGGGTCTTGCTCTGCCATGTCTTTGGATGGGGGCACTTCACTCAAGAGATAGCTAGTTCAAAGCTgagtaaaaaaatatgtaatgtttatagcacttgttttttttttatgctaagACCCGAGCACATATATTAGTTTTGGACAGATTATTGTCACATGTTCAAAGTCAGTCTGTCATTTATCTTAATAACAGTCTAATTAGCAATGGTTTGAAATAAAGAATAATGCAAGGTTTCTGATTAGTGAAACTGTCAGcacataaaataattaacttAGCTACCAATCATACTCAAAGTTGGAAACATTGACTTATCTGCTTATAGttacgttaacgttaccttTGCTAAATAATCTATAAGGGGCAACATAGCTGACTTTGCTGTGCGAGTGGACTAAGTTATAGCTTCTACTCGCCCAGTAAGGTACAGACAGCAGCTAACAAACCGAAGATagtagttaacgttagctaacgttactaacTTAGCGATGCTCAGAGGAACCAAAGCTAATAGCTAGCTAGATCGTTACTTAAACAGTTGATTAAATAACGTTATTGTTACCTGAccactaacgttagctaacgttaagtgTTAACGTCCAGACAAGAGATGCTGCAAACAACAGTTCGCAAGATAATAAATGATTTTAGTCTGTAAGGACGGTCTTCGTGTACCTTAAATAACATACACATATGTTAAATAGTTATTTAAAATTAGTAATTCTTACCAACGTACCCTTGAACACATCGTCGTGGAATATAATGCTTACTTATCAGTTTCAGTTTCTTATCGCTTGCGTTTTATGCCTGGATGTTTTGGGTTAGTTGCGCCGCACGCAAATTTGCGTTTCCCAGGAAGCCGAAGGTatgtcccgccctactctgcccTTGATTGCCTAGTACTCGTTGCCATCATTGGTTGGATTGGTTAGGTTAAGGCACGAGGAGTGACATTGGTTAGGAGTGAGGGTAATAACACCACGGTAGGCCAATCAAGGGCAGACTAAGGAAGAGTAGGGCGGGTTATGCCTTCGCCATCTCACACAACGCACTCACAGGACGGAACGTTTAGTAGTGCGCTTGTTTCCGtggaaatcatttattttcGAACAAGCAGGCTTCCTGTCACAAAATGGTTCCCCTGACAACTAGCTATAGCTAGCTAGGGAAGTTAGAAAACACGATGTTTTCTCGTActgtttaatttatatttctgCCATCGCTCAAGTTATTGCTAATCTAAAAATGAATTCCAGGGTTTCTGAAAATACAGTGTCTCGCCCGTTGAGACGATCGACAAGGCAGTCATCGGGTAACGTTAACCTTAAAGGTAAGTAAATGTCTAGTAGCGCTAGCTATCTTAGCCAtcgtgctaacgttagctgatgTAAGATCACTTACAATTTAACGACAAAAAATGGTATTGCTGCTGtaactaacattagctaacattagGGCGGTTCTCAGACTAGGAAATTGCGAGCAAATGAGCCGTGCGTTAACCTGTAGGAGTTCtttcaaactttatttaaaataacgTTAGAGTGATGGACACATATAGCGTTACCGTTTGCTAGAGCTAATTagtgtcaatgtttttttggcaggtgcaaaacaaaacaattacaaaagtAATCGTTATCACTGAAAATCATAGGTGTCACGCGCCCTCCAACAATGCTAATtgaatttgtcaaaaaaacaaaaataacaagttaaaaaaactaaacctgaagtaatgtaatttcaaatataacgttaacgttagagATATATCTAACAAAATACATGTGGAACAACGTATTATTAATTTGTGAAGGACAGTAACTGCACATGAATAAGCTGCATGTAAACAGGAATGTAGATCATGAGAAGTAATACATACACAGTTACTAACTATAATAATGTATTTCTGCTTCTTTAGTATTGAGTTTTGAAGCGACGCCCAGAGGTCCTCTAAAACGGACCAGAAAGGGGTTAGAAAGCCAAGCACCTTTAGCAGCGGTCAATGGTTCCAAAGATGTGGAGACTGGCTTAGAGGATGAAGGTGGCATGCTCTAAGTGTTTTCCTAGTTACAACCACAGTCTGTACTATTCAAGGTGGTGTGAAAAACAGAGCCTTTTATTTGTCCTTTAACAGATTCCCCTAGTAAGAAGAGCAGGCTGGAGACTGGAGGACCAGTGGGTGGCAGTGGTGATAAGACTGAGATGGATGTCCAGGAATCATTGGAAGAACTGGAGGAAAATAAAGATGAAGACCAGGAAATGGATATCATACCGGATTCCTCTCATCTCACTCATCAACCAAAGGTCGAAAGATGCCAAGGTTAGGGCTGCAAGTAATTAATATTTCCATGATTGATCATGTCATGCTTAGTGATTTTTGTAAATAATGCAATGTTATTAGAAAACAGTGGTCTGTGTGAACACCAAAAGCAGATgttattaaatcacaaatggcTTACTTAGCTATTAATTAGCTATGCATGCAATTGCTATGTGGAACCTTGGGGTACTCTGATTGTTTACCCATAGACAATCTTGGAATTATAAGGCTTCTTGCCACCATCAGATCTAATCACAGGCAGTTTAGcgtttttatttcaataaagctcttcctttttttatgaaCCAGGCGCTTTTGGAGATCTGAATTTATCCCCTCGTGTAGTGCTCCATGAATGCTGCAGATCCAGTCATGCTGTACATGAAGATGCAGACTTGATGAAAACCAAGACAGGTAGGAAAAAGCTTTGGCTTCATTCCGCCTGGGGATGACTACATCAAGGAGGGAATCATACAGTTCTATATTgggcttgtttgttttcagttaaaCCATCAACAAAAGGACATGTGCCACCCCCCAAGATTACTGCGCAAATCAGACCACCGGCAAACCGACATGATGTGCCGATCGCTAGCATGGCTGACTACAAGAGGACAATGGAGGCCAAAGCTAAGAGCACTGGTATAGtagacatttgtatttaaaaaaaaattgaattcagCACCTGtccaaatacatttacatacatatctAAAAAGGACCTGATTGTGGGTGGATGGGaccagtgggtagagcaggcgcacatgtacatt
This sequence is a window from Etheostoma cragini isolate CJK2018 chromosome 9, CSU_Ecrag_1.0, whole genome shotgun sequence. Protein-coding genes within it:
- the LOC117950834 gene encoding torsin-1A-interacting protein 2-like, which encodes CVTCNYSLEVITAWKVNENSASLDEGGHGDYRRETPGNEPSTTPAEETPKGKEEEPQSTHITHASSSEIKQWETGISLNEEQQLSVDSASLSASTNRETNDDGEDVEQSNVQNGDAAEKKTVPLPEGSSPSDEETAWKVKEISASHNEGGHGDYRRETSGNEPWTTPAEELSREKHTGGEEKKAPETSSPPALGVRKDHQANRHNEETQGPNNVEAGEDGGSSPKKDLQDDTFPERKENVPTAQESADAQHAVPGAIANQGGSRRYLILGILGVVVALLASHLQPESPPQKEDLQQIDIFLRQLEKVKTQFPNQRAELWNRSKIHLLRHLQSAQPTEPVSLILTAGHRAETTLRCLAQGLASAFSSALNASVLHIDGASKASQDSDQVKLDIDRKLQGAFEGDKPVAVIDRFEELPPGSTLIFYRYCDHENAAYKKTCLIFTVLLGDEEEIPAETRLSTVEEMVDDHLQKKFLSDGRPVSFDRMDLDKYGGLWSRISHLILPVAAEERIENEGCKDINAHSCWNF